A region of the Deinococcus multiflagellatus genome:
GAGACAATTGGTCTGTGATGACGGACCCCTCCCTGACCTCCGGCGAGCAAACCCACTCTGGCTTCGTGGCCATCGTGGGCAAGCCCAACGTCGGCAAAAGCACCCTGCTCAACGCCTTTCTGGGCACCAAGGTGGCCCCCACCAGCCCCCGGCCCCAGACCACCCGCCGGGGCGTGCGCGGCATTCACACCAGCGGCGAGCGCCAGATCGTGTTTGTGGACACGCCAGGCCTGCACAAGCCCAAAGACGCCCTGGGCAAGTACATGAACCACGAGGTCCACTCCGCCCTGGCCGATGTGGACGCCGTGGTCTGGGTGGTGGACCTGCGCCACCCCCCCACCGATGAGGACCAGTTGGTCGCGCGGCAGGTGCGCGAGCTGCCCAAGCCCCTGTTTCTGGTGGGCAACAAGACCGACGCCGCCAAGTACCCCGACGAAGCCATGAAGCTCTACCGCGCGCTGCTGGAGGGCCGGGACAGCGAGACCAGCGACACCATGCTGAGCGCCCAGAACAACCCGAACGCCGTGGCCACCCTGCGCGAGCAGCTGCTGGACGTGCTGCCCGAAAACCCCTTCTTCTTCCCCCAGGGGGCCGCCAGCGACCAGAGCCGCGAGATGTGGGCCGCCGAGATCATCCGCGAAGAAGCCATGAAAAAGCTGCGCGACGAACTGCCCTACGCGGTGGCCACCCGCGTCAACCGCTGGACCGAGCGCGAGGACGGCCTGCAGCGCATTGAGGGCGAGATCGTGGTGGAGAAGAACGCCCACAAGGGCATGGTGATCGGCGCGGGCGGCAAGCAGCTGCGCGAGATTGGACAGGCGGCGAGGAAGCAGCTGGAGGTCTTTCTAAGCCGCAAGGTGTTCCTGGGCCTGGAAGTGATCGTGATTCCCGGCTGGCGCGAGGACGAAGAAGCCCTGCGCGAACTGGGTTACGAGTAAGGGGCTGTGGGCTTTGGGCCATGAGCCATGAGGTCAAAGAAAGCGCCCCACTGTCGGGGCGCTTTTTTCTGTCCGCCTGTGAACATGACGGAGAAGCTGGGTTTTCGTTCGCGGTCCTGCCAACGAGACGGCGACATGCCCTCTGGGATCCCGTCCCCCATAGCTCATGGCCCAGGGCCCATGGCCTGTTCCCTCAAGGCATCCTCGTAAAACATCTTCGTGTGGTACATGCGAATCTGCCCGGCGTCGTACAGGGCCGCAAAGTCAGCCTGGGACACGAAGCGGACCTCCAGCACTTCATCGGGCAGCGCCGGACGGAAGGTGGAGTCCGGCAACGCCTCGGCCAGCCAGGCGTGGCGCAGCACCGGCACGCCGTCGGGGAAGCGGCCCAGGTACGCGGCCAGGAACTTCAGCAGGCGCACCCGGACCCCGGCTTCTTCCCACGCTTCACGCACCGCCGTGTCCTGGGGATTTTCGCCGTCCTCGACTGTGCCGCTGGGGATGTGCCACAGCCCGGCCTTCTGCCGCTGCTCGGGCACGCCCTGTTCGCGCACCAGCAGAATGTCGCCCGCATCATTCAGGATCACCACCCCCGCCGCGCGGTGGGAGACCGGCGTGTGCAGCTCTGGGCCAAACTGCATTACCAGCCTTCCCGCCCGCGCAGCCCGGTGATGTGGGCCACGTGGTGCTGGCCGTGCCACGCATACATGGCCAGCAACGTATCGAGCGTGTAGGTGCGCCCCTGCGCCGGGTGGGTCCAGGGTCGGGCCCAGGTGGCCGTGTCTTCCAGCGGCGTGCCGTACAGCACGGCCACAAGGCGCGTGTGCAGGGCGTCCAGCAGGGTCAGGCTGACTTCCGGCGGCAGGCGGCTGTCGGGCAGGTCGGCCCACAGGCCTTCCTCGTAGGGCTTCACAGCGGGGTTGTCT
Encoded here:
- the era gene encoding GTPase Era; the protein is MTDPSLTSGEQTHSGFVAIVGKPNVGKSTLLNAFLGTKVAPTSPRPQTTRRGVRGIHTSGERQIVFVDTPGLHKPKDALGKYMNHEVHSALADVDAVVWVVDLRHPPTDEDQLVARQVRELPKPLFLVGNKTDAAKYPDEAMKLYRALLEGRDSETSDTMLSAQNNPNAVATLREQLLDVLPENPFFFPQGAASDQSREMWAAEIIREEAMKKLRDELPYAVATRVNRWTEREDGLQRIEGEIVVEKNAHKGMVIGAGGKQLREIGQAARKQLEVFLSRKVFLGLEVIVIPGWREDEEALRELGYE
- a CDS encoding Nudix hydrolase, with amino-acid sequence MQFGPELHTPVSHRAAGVVILNDAGDILLVREQGVPEQRQKAGLWHIPSGTVEDGENPQDTAVREAWEEAGVRVRLLKFLAAYLGRFPDGVPVLRHAWLAEALPDSTFRPALPDEVLEVRFVSQADFAALYDAGQIRMYHTKMFYEDALREQAMGPGP
- a CDS encoding YfiT family bacillithiol transferase, with amino-acid sequence MTDLRYPLGPMPTPPHLTPEERAAALQALRTLPEALRAAVSGLTGPQLDTPYRPGGWTVRQVVHHVADSHLNAFARVKLALTEDNPAVKPYEEGLWADLPDSRLPPEVSLTLLDALHTRLVAVLYGTPLEDTATWARPWTHPAQGRTYTLDTLLAMYAWHGQHHVAHITGLRGREGW